A segment of the Salvia hispanica cultivar TCC Black 2014 unplaced genomic scaffold, UniMelb_Shisp_WGS_1.0 HiC_scaffold_167, whole genome shotgun sequence genome:
GTTCTTAGAGACGGGCGCTGGAACGAGGAAGATGCTGCTATTCTTGTCCCTGGTGATGTAGTTAGTATAAAGCTGGGGGATATTATTCCAGCTGATGCTCGTCTCCTTGACGGTGATCCTCTCAAGATAGACCAGGTCCTTATTTACATTAGTTCTTGATTTGGAATATTTCATTGCATTTTGTATAGCTTTCCATTTGTTCTGTTGAATGATGAATTGTTATCATGTTTTCTGTTGTAGTCTGCTTTAACTGGGGAGTCCCTGCCCGTGACGAAAGGCCCTGGAGATGGTGTGTACTCAGGGTCTACTGTCAAACAAGGTGAGATTGAGGCTGTGGTGATTGCAACTGGTGTCCATACCTTCTTTGGCAAAGCTGCTCATCTCGTAGACTCTACTAATCAAGTCGGTCATTTTCAGAAGGTGAGTACCATGAAGATATTGATAGTATCATCACAACTAGAATCATTGGATCATAGCGATGTTACTACTCGTTTAATGGGAGCACCCTAGTGTTCACTGACATACTTCTTCCATTTGTGCTTTCTAGGTGTTGACCGCAATTGGAAACTTCTGCATATGTTCTATTGCGGTCGGAATGATCATTGAGATCATTGTAATGTATCCTATTCAACACCGACCTTATCGTCCTGGAATTGATAACCTACTTGTGCTTCTCATTGGAGGGATCCCCATTGCGATGCCTACAGTGTTATCTGTTACAATGGCGATTGGTTCACACCGTTTGTCCCAGCAGGTAGAATGACCGGCCTCTTTGTCGAAACGGTTCTAGTTTGAagatttttttactattaatgTATTCTTTGTGCTAATTTATCAGGGAGCTATCACTAAGAGAATGACAGCAATTGAAGAAATGGCTGGAATGGATGTCCTCTGCAGTGACAAAACTGGAACGTTGACACTGAACAAACTATCTGTTGACAAAAACATTATCGAGGTTAATGCAACTGTCTCTTGATTGGATATGAAGTTGAATTAGGCCATTCAGACATTATTTAacatttgatatttcttgCTGTAGGTCTTCACTAAAGGCGTGGATCCAGATACTGTTGTTTTAATGGCTGCCAGAGCCTCTCGGTTGGAAAACCAAGATGCTATTGATGCTGCAATAGTGGGAATGTTGGCTGACCCTAAGGAGGTATGAATCATACGATGCTCTTCATGTAAATCTTGAGACATATGTAAACATATATTGTACGCCACTTTCTTCAGTTATTGGTTCTATtaggttttaaaaatgttatcttattttacagGCAAGGGCTGGTATTCAAGAGGTTCATTTCTTACCATTCAATCCGACTGACAAGCGTACAGCTTTGACTTACATCGATAACGAAGGAAAAATGCACAGAGTCAGTAAAGGTGCTCCTGAACAGGTCTGCCTATATGTCTCCTAATAACTGATTGTTGTAGCATTTTTAAAATGGTGGTCTTAATCTGTTAAGCACTTGGTTTTCAGATACTAAACCTGGCATACAATAGATCTGAGATTGAGCGAAGAGTGCATTCTGTCATTGACAAATTCGCAGAGCGTGGGCTACGATCACTTGCTGTGGCATACCAGGTGATGTGATGATTCCCTTGTTAATTTCATGTACATTGTTGATACAGAAGCTGGGTGTGTCTCGGTGCTCACTCTCGTGTGGCTTTTTTGTACTATAGGAAGTTCCCGAGGGGAGAAAGGAGAGTCCCGGAGGTCCATGGAAGTTTATAGGACTCCTGCCTCTGTTTGATCCTCCTAGGCATGACAGTGCAGAGACTATTAGAAGGGCTCTGAATTTAGGTGTAAATGTTAAAATGATTACTGGTGAGCATGTTTGTGCCTTCTTTCTCTTCTGTGCATATTTTTGATGAACTAAACTCCTCATGAGATGTGAactaaatatggaaaataaGAGAAGTACTAACCCTGCCACTGTCGAGGGGTGCACATACTTTATGTTTAACTGCATCTTTATTACTGGTTATTAGATTTATATGTGCAATTGTGCAATCTTCTTCAGGTGATCAGCTAGCAATAGGAAAGGAAACAGGACGCCGTTTGGGAATGGGAACAAACATGTACCCTTCTTCTGCTTTATTAGGAAATGACAAAGATGAGTCTATCGTTGCTTTGCCGGTTGATGAGTTGATTGAAAAGGCTGACGGTTTCGCTGGTGTTTTCCCCGGTATGCCTCGTTGCTCTATATAACTAGCATGTTAGGGGCTTTGTATTTGTCATTTGTAGCTTCGTCTCTTGCTTTCAAAGTTGTTGTTTGCCATCAATCATCTTGTCTTCATAGCTCGTTATGGACATTTAAAAATGTACACTCATTTTCAGAGCACAAGTATGAAATTGTCAAGCGTCTACAAGCTCGGAAGCACATATGTGGGATGACTGGTGATGGTGTGAATGATGCCCCAGCACTTAAGAAGGCTGATATTGGGATCGCTGTAGCTGATGCAACTGACGCTGCTCGAAGCGCATCAGATATTGTACTTACAGAACCTGGTCTAAGTGTTATAATCAGTGCTGTGCTCACCAGTCGAGCTATCTTCCAGAGGATGAAAAATTACACTGTAAGCTTCATTAAGCAACTCGAAACTGCCATTACACTGTAGATTTCCATCATACTTTTAACTTTCCCCTTCTCATGCAACTCGAGTTTGCTGACCAGTTCCTCCGAATTGCAGATCTACGCAGTTTCCATCACAATCCGTATTGTGGTAAGTCTGCAATACAATTATTTGACTAATGCTATTAAAGAATATCTTTGTCAAATTCATTACTAAGATAATAGTACCACATTACGCTACTCGAATTGATTCTATCAGTTTGTTTTGCTGAGTGACTACATTTGTTGCATTTTTGCAGCTTGGCTTTATGTTACTTGCTctcatatggaaatttgactTCCCGCCATTTATGGTTCTGATCATAGCGATATTAAATGATGGTACGTTTTATGGCTTATATGCATGATTTTTCATGGCACCTGGCCTTCATAGTTCTGTTATTATTTGTCGTCTGTAGCAATAATGGGCAATATTCTGAAATTACAGGTACCATCATGACAATATCGAAGGATAGGGTGAAACCGTCTCCTTTACCGGACAGCTGGAAACTAGCCGAGATATTCACAACTGGAATTGTTCTAGGTGGCTACTTAGCAATGATGACAGTGATCTTCTTCTGGGCAGTTTATGATACAGACTTTTTTCCAGTAAGTGTCTCTTTTCCCTTGAACTGGTGAAATCATAATGCTAATAGTTTACATGTGAAAAATTGTATTGACGTGTCTCGAAATTCAGAGGACTTTTGGAGTCTCGTCGCTTGAGGTACCAGTCAATCGTGTCATGGGACCTGACTTGAAAAAGAAGCTTGCCTCAGCTATATACTTGCAAGTGAGTATAGTTAGCCAGGCCCTCATCTTTGTGACAAGATCCCGAAGCTGGTCTTTTATCGAGCGCCCGGGACTTCTACTCGTGGGGGCTTTCCTCATTGCTCAGCTTGTAAGCCAACTCTCCCCTTAGATTCTGCATAGTATGTACCTTTTTCTCTCGtctcaatattattttctggCAGATTGCGACTCTGATCGCGGTTTATGCAAACTGGAACTTCGCTGAGATCGAGGGTATAGGGTGGGGTTGGGCCGGCGTGATATGGCTCTACAATATCGTGTTCTACTTCCCACTGGATTTGATCAAGTTCTTCATCCGATATGCTCTAAGTGGAAGGGCTTGGGATCTTGTGATTGAGCAAAGGGtattaatataatgaaaaagtgTCTTAGTGGTAACAAATTTGTTTAGTAGAATGTTAACACTAATCATCTATATCCTCGATGCAGATTGCATTCACTAGGAAGAAGGATTTTGGAAAGGAAGACCGCGAACTTAAGTGGGCGCAGGCGCAGAGGACCCTGCATGGGCTCCATCCGCCACAGACGGAATTCAGCGAACGCAGCAATCACACAGAACTCAACCGGATAGCTGAAGAGGCGAAGCGACGAGCTGAGATGGCAAGGCTGAGAGAGCTGCATACACTGAAAGGGCATGTTGAGTCAGTGATAAAGATGAAGAATCTGGACATTGACACGATTCAACAATCTTACACGGTTTGAGTTTGATGGaaacaatcaatcaacaatGGAGGTCACTATCAACTTTTGTCCCTCTCTTTAGAGGAGTTGGGAAAAGCAGCATTTTGGAGTCATAGTTATATACCTGATTTTGTTGTGTGTATATGTTATTCAGCTGCTGGTGAAAAGTTCGCTGTATTTACGATTTAGGTATTAGAACGCGAATTTCTAAATAATCGGCTACTTCTTTCTACATTCCACTTGGTTCGTAACAACTAATAACTAACTTATGATCACAATTTAAAACTCGACCAATATTCTACTCCTGAAATGGAGCTGGAATGCCTTGCTTCTTGTTGACGGTTGTCATGACTAAATAATGTGTTCCATTTTGATAAACCTTTACCTGTCCTGACCTACCCGGAATGGGGCTTCGCCTGCCATGACGATTTGGTTAGTTAGACATTATTGAGAAACATATTTCGACTATATGCATGCAAAATGTATATTTGGAGAAACGTACTAGTATCAGTAGTGCCTGTATCATCCAGTAGTATGTCAACGAACTCAAAAGTACATTCGCTAATAGATGTATATGAAGaatgataatataaatgaCATAATAAAACACCAAATGGGGATGTAGCTCGGATGGTAGAGCAGTCGCTGAGCGTCTCCGGTGGCGTccctcccactaggacttccactaGAACTTCCCACACAAAATTcatgccacgtcatcactaggacttcccgcaataaaataaataaattcacaattaaaattaaaatttacggaattaaaatttcgacacgagccgtatttatagagtttaaaaaaaaaaaaaatttaattttcgaTCGGACGTTCGACCTCGACATCCTACCCAAGCCACAGTGCGGACGTCAGGTAGGACATGGGGCGGACGGGCGAGCCCATCCGACGGGCATATGGGACGGGCGTGGGTGCTCTTCCCCTTCACTAAGGCGGACGTCGGCGAAGTCCTACCGCGACGTCAGGCATTGGAGACGCTCGCGAGAGGTACGGGGATAGATAACCCTAGAtctccatattttttatttaaaaaacaaaaagtacGTTTAGTTGGAGAATAAAAATCTTAAAACAAGCATAGTTCATCCTCTTCATCGACTCAACATTATTGGCTCATCTTTTTGCTGTCTTGCACCATTGGCCTTGAAATCTCCTAAGCGATCTCAAAAACTGAATACTCGATCAGCAATAATATCTCGTCCACCAACTGAAAATTCATTGGCTCCCtgattgttttgttttctaccTTCATTTCGTTCGAAATCCCAACCAAGTGTGACTTACCGTCAGACTCCATTACGAACGTGTTGAAACtcaaaaaatttgtgattaGTAGGTTCGATGACATTATTTTCGACGTTGTTATCCTCGTCGAGGTTGGTGAAGAAATCAGTGAAGTTTGATTCGGAGTAGTCGGGGATTTGTTGTGCGTCCCCTCATGGTTGGCGGGGGAGTCGGGGGTctataactttaattttattattttagattaaatCGTATGGATTTTAATCATGTTATAACATGTTTTAATTGTgcaatatcatattttatcgTGTAATATCATGTTTTTGTGGCTACCATGTCATGTTAAGTTAAATTGTATAGTAACTTATTAACATTAACGTTTAGTTGAAATGATAATTTATGACAAGACACGATAACCTGCACGAAGTTAATGGGTTGGGACCTGATAAGAACCTGATGACTTCGAGTCTTTATTTGGCTAGGactgacaatttttgacatGGTATGATAAGTTTGTTAATTTGGctagggctgacaatttttgacatGATACGAATCCGCACGAAATGAATGAGTTCAGGTCAATCACCAAATAGCCGACTAGTCTTCATCAAGTGTGACGACACGCGTACCTAGGCCAAGTCTGGCCGGGAAAGGCAGACTTCCTGGAGTTCTTCAACCCGTCACCGGAGAAATCTGGACCAACAAGATCAAGATCTTCTGAGACATTCTTCCGATGGATGGTCTCTGGATCGACAAGCACGAACTGTCGAACTTCATCAAGATCAACAACTCCGGCACTAATCGCTCCATCAATTGGAGGACGGTGTCGGCAACCTCTCTGCACGGAGTAAAGTTTGCATAATATGTATGGTTTTTTGGAGGCCAAAGCTGCTATTGCTACCTGGAAACGGTTGTTTGTTCTTAGCAGGACTAGTTTCGTCGGCAACATGGAACGTCTTCCATCCCAAGTGTGTTGAACTCGGGATTGTTTGGGATTCCGATGGTCGGAGCTGATATATGTGGAGTTTTTGCGAGGGACTGTGCCGGAGATGTGATTCAGGTATGTCTCCTataatccttttttttataatttttgttgtcGGTTGCTATTTTTTACTTATACAATATCAAAATAGTTTTAGTTcgtttgatatttaaattgaaatggtAAGATAATGACGTGgagttaaaaaataacaagttttttctcacttctattaaaatatccatctttctttatctctctactttaatatttacacacaccttctctctctccaattaaacactttaaccaataactcctaaaatctcgtgccgactaagcaatgtgtcatcttagccgggacggagggaatagtaataatatttattccTTAGTCTATTTGCACCAAAATAGCTATAATTTATATAGAGTAGAgtcttaaatatttttgcgCTATTGAAAGGTAAAAAAGGGCCAAAGAAGGAGGATAAAAATAGAGCAACAACTCTACTTTTGATTATATGGATTTAACAATGAATTTATCTCCTTCTCCCCGCACCAAATCCATTTTTAATCAACATCcatattgattattaaaaaaaatctggtAAGATATGTTctacccaaaaaaaatttagagttgttttttttgtcgATGGTCTACCCAAAAATCTGGTAAGATATGTTCTACTCCGGTAGCATGTTTTTTTCCCTTTGTTTAACATTGGAGTTCAATATTTTGTTCTTGTTGTTGCTGAGGAAGAAGTCAGATTATAATCTATTGATCTATGATTTTTGATTGGTATGTAGGAAGGTTGCGAAGTATAATGATTTCAATGAACTAGATGTTTCTGCCATTGATACTCTTTCAATTTGGTATAATTCACCGGGTAGCtcttatgaaattgaatttagtCTAGTCTACATATGCTAATTCTGGATGATTTTCATACAACCAAAATATTGGTATAATTCACCGGACACTtcttatgaaattgaatttagtCTAGTCTACATATGCTAATTTTGGATGATTTTCATACAGCCAAAATATTTTGCATTCATTATCTTGCCTTATAACCCATGATCTGATTATTGTTTTTGGACAGATCTTGCTGAAAAATGCTCCATTAACGTTGAGCAAACGGAGGGGTACGTTGACGTACTTATTTCCAAGAGGTCCTAAGATGGAAAAATGGGAGCAGCAAgagtagaaaaaaattagtaattgaagataatcatattccattaataattattaatgaaatataggGGTACCTGGAGAGAGACCGGAGAGATCACGTTTGCGTGCACGACGTCTTGTATTGAGGAGAATGAGAGTACGTGGTCAAGAGAAAGTATGAACGCTTACACCCAAAACAGTTGGCTGTGAAGAAACAGAATGTGACCCTGtggttgaaattaaaatattggtaTAATTCACCGGGTAGCtcttatgaaattgaatttagtATAGTCTCTAATTCTTGATGATTTTCATACAACCAAAATACTGGTATAATTCACCGGGCAGCtcttatgaaattgaatttagtCTAGTCTACATATGCTAATTCTGGATGATTTTCATATAGCCAAAATATTGGCATAATTCACCGGGCAGTtcttatgaaattgaatttagtCTAGTCTACATATGCTAATTTTGGATGATTTTCATACAGCCAAAATATTTGGAACCTCCAAGGCTCAGTTCATCTAACACTTCCGCAAATCTCATGAGTattctcttaattattttcgTTTCTCTTGTTTCATTCATGATATTGATTGAATGTTAACTtacattttgaatttatttttttagttggagttttaattatacttCAGAAACAATACGAACTAGACATTGATAGGCTTCATTCACCTTAAACTTACCATTCACTTCTTCAATTAACAATCataacacttttttct
Coding sequences within it:
- the LOC125198559 gene encoding plasma membrane ATPase 1-like, which encodes MAEKDDAMEALKREAVDLENIPIEEVFENLRCTKEGLSTEDVNRRLEIFGQNKLEEKEESKFLKFLGFMWNPLSWVMEAAAIMAIALANGGGKPPDWQDFVGIIVLLVINSTISFVEENNAGNAAAALMARLAPKAKVLRDGRWNEEDAAILVPGDVVSIKLGDIIPADARLLDGDPLKIDQSALTGESLPVTKGPGDGVYSGSTVKQGEIEAVVIATGVHTFFGKAAHLVDSTNQVGHFQKVLTAIGNFCICSIAVGMIIEIIVMYPIQHRPYRPGIDNLLVLLIGGIPIAMPTVLSVTMAIGSHRLSQQGAITKRMTAIEEMAGMDVLCSDKTGTLTLNKLSVDKNIIEVFTKGVDPDTVVLMAARASRLENQDAIDAAIVGMLADPKEARAGIQEVHFLPFNPTDKRTALTYIDNEGKMHRVSKGAPEQILNLAYNRSEIERRVHSVIDKFAERGLRSLAVAYQEVPEGRKESPGGPWKFIGLLPLFDPPRHDSAETIRRALNLGVNVKMITGDQLAIGKETGRRLGMGTNMYPSSALLGNDKDESIVALPVDELIEKADGFAGVFPEHKYEIVKRLQARKHICGMTGDGVNDAPALKKADIGIAVADATDAARSASDIVLTEPGLSVIISAVLTSRAIFQRMKNYTIYAVSITIRIVLGFMLLALIWKFDFPPFMVLIIAILNDGTIMTISKDRVKPSPLPDSWKLAEIFTTGIVLGGYLAMMTVIFFWAVYDTDFFPRTFGVSSLEVPVNRVMGPDLKKKLASAIYLQVSIVSQALIFVTRSRSWSFIERPGLLLVGAFLIAQLIATLIAVYANWNFAEIEGIGWGWAGVIWLYNIVFYFPLDLIKFFIRYALSGRAWDLVIEQRIAFTRKKDFGKEDRELKWAQAQRTLHGLHPPQTEFSERSNHTELNRIAEEAKRRAEMARLRELHTLKGHVESVIKMKNLDIDTIQQSYTV